The following are encoded in a window of Pseudoalteromonas tetraodonis genomic DNA:
- the udk gene encoding uridine kinase has product MTRTIIAIAGASASGKSLFSQTIYNELVNELEPGAIAIIEEDAYYKDQSHLPMAHRTQTNYDHPDAFEHELLLEHLTQLRNGHSVEVPTYDYAQHTRSDKTRRVASAKILIVEGILLLSDKALNKEFDIKVFIDTPLDICLMRRMQRDMEQRGRTLQSVVEQYQATVRPMFYQFIEPSKHNADLVVTRGGMNRVAIDIIKSKIKYILQE; this is encoded by the coding sequence GTGACACGAACTATTATAGCTATTGCAGGCGCATCGGCGTCCGGCAAATCTCTATTTAGCCAAACTATTTACAATGAATTGGTAAATGAGCTTGAACCAGGCGCTATCGCCATTATTGAAGAAGATGCTTATTACAAGGATCAATCGCATTTGCCGATGGCACATCGTACGCAAACGAATTACGACCATCCTGATGCATTTGAACACGAGCTATTGCTTGAGCATTTAACGCAACTTCGAAATGGCCACTCTGTTGAAGTACCAACTTATGATTATGCTCAGCATACACGTAGCGATAAAACGCGCCGTGTGGCTTCGGCTAAAATACTCATTGTAGAAGGTATTTTATTACTGAGTGATAAAGCGCTTAATAAAGAATTTGATATCAAGGTGTTTATAGATACGCCATTGGATATTTGTTTAATGCGCCGAATGCAACGCGACATGGAACAAAGAGGCAGAACATTACAATCTGTTGTTGAGCAATATCAAGCAACTGTTAGACCGATGTTTTATCAATTTATTGAGCCTTCAAAGCATAACGCTGACTTAGTTGTGACTCGAGGCGGTATGAATCGCGTTGCGATTGATATTATAAAAAGTAAAATAAAGTACATTTTACAAGAATAA
- a CDS encoding substrate-binding periplasmic protein translates to MFIFKFTLLALGLLFSHNIQANAPKLVIYTESFAPYNFQNEAGQLAGINHDIVKDACARAALECEFIMLPWKRAYQLVQNNPHSAIISLAKTQERIPLFEWVGPLVSSQTYFFKLKTSDHIVMNDISQAKNYSLGIVRGDIYEMLVRRLGFVTDKNLLLFSEADSFMRLFFKKRIDLIIGSDFTIDHQTEPFGYSRDDLVKLKQIHVDELKGNYIGFNKAASPVVVKRFNQALEQLKAESGYETYIKRYVKN, encoded by the coding sequence GTGTTTATTTTTAAATTTACATTATTAGCGTTAGGGTTGCTATTTAGCCATAATATCCAGGCTAATGCGCCTAAATTGGTTATTTATACCGAAAGCTTTGCCCCTTACAATTTTCAAAATGAAGCTGGGCAGCTAGCGGGTATTAATCATGATATAGTGAAAGATGCTTGTGCTCGTGCCGCACTAGAGTGCGAATTTATTATGTTACCTTGGAAGCGTGCTTACCAGTTAGTGCAAAATAACCCGCACTCAGCCATCATTTCTCTAGCAAAAACGCAAGAACGTATTCCTCTTTTTGAATGGGTGGGACCTTTGGTATCGAGCCAAACCTACTTTTTTAAATTAAAAACTAGCGACCATATTGTGATGAATGATATATCACAAGCTAAAAACTACTCGTTGGGCATAGTGCGAGGCGACATTTATGAAATGCTGGTGCGTCGACTTGGGTTTGTTACCGATAAAAACTTATTACTGTTTAGTGAAGCAGACTCATTTATGCGACTGTTTTTTAAAAAACGCATCGATTTAATTATTGGCTCTGACTTTACTATTGATCATCAAACTGAGCCATTTGGGTACTCTAGGGATGACTTGGTGAAGCTCAAGCAAATTCATGTGGATGAGCTTAAAGGCAACTATATTGGCTTTAACAAAGCCGCTTCACCTGTGGTAGTAAAACGCTTTAATCAAGCACTTGAGCAGCTTAAGGCAGAGTCTGGCTATGAAACTTACATTAAACGTTATGTAAAAAATTAA
- a CDS encoding FTR1 family protein — protein sequence MLITSLVMSLNQLLPVAILLILLQVIAKQSLVKVLGMLVLGVGLSFLFVKSAPLISPLFDYQGLEYTQIALCVLVFISALYYAIKQATPAFMIAIISVMTLYLSHYIIYLIGFWQNNEAAQSLFIGTFLGLGICSSFSVLLYFLLSAIKQRFGLIPLLVLLALNSAAKLVVALDLASQIDLIATTATVWDLRAILTENSEFGRVLRALIGYEATPNLTSVLSYVLSSVLFLSVCYFIPKSITKEQS from the coding sequence ATGCTAATAACTAGCCTTGTGATGAGCCTCAATCAGTTATTGCCGGTGGCCATTTTACTTATTTTACTCCAAGTGATTGCCAAGCAAAGTTTAGTGAAGGTACTGGGGATGCTTGTTTTAGGTGTGGGGCTATCATTTTTATTTGTAAAAAGTGCTCCGCTAATTAGTCCCTTGTTTGACTACCAGGGTTTAGAATATACCCAAATTGCTTTATGTGTTTTAGTGTTTATCAGTGCGCTGTACTACGCCATTAAACAAGCAACGCCTGCATTTATGATTGCGATTATCAGTGTAATGACTCTTTATTTAAGTCATTACATTATTTACCTGATTGGCTTTTGGCAAAACAACGAAGCAGCACAAAGCTTATTTATTGGCACTTTTTTAGGCTTAGGGATATGCAGTAGCTTTAGTGTGTTGTTGTATTTTTTATTGAGTGCAATCAAACAGCGCTTTGGGCTTATCCCTTTATTGGTATTGTTAGCATTAAACAGTGCGGCAAAACTGGTTGTGGCACTTGATTTGGCGAGCCAAATTGATTTGATAGCAACAACGGCAACCGTATGGGATTTACGTGCTATTTTAACTGAAAACTCAGAGTTTGGACGGGTTTTGCGCGCACTTATCGGTTATGAGGCTACGCCTAATTTAACCAGTGTTTTAAGTTATGTGCTGAGCAGCGTGTTATTTTTATCAGTTTGTTATTTTATTCCTAAATCAATAACTAAGGAACAATCATGA
- a CDS encoding TenA family transcriptional regulator: MTDFFNTLKAQTQNEREYLLAAPIIQRVFKGQASLEEYASFLAQAYHHVKHTVPLMMSLGARLTDEQEWLREAVAEYIEEEIGHQEWVLNDIAACGFDKESVRHSKPQFATEMMVSYAYDSIARKNPLSFFGMVHVLEGTSIALADGAASNIADAVGLPKKAFSYLTSHGALDIEHVKFFENLMNKITNETDQQAILHGAKCFYRLYGDIFRALDDEPFFKASAQEQHA; encoded by the coding sequence ATGACTGATTTTTTTAATACATTAAAAGCACAAACTCAAAACGAGCGTGAGTACTTATTAGCTGCGCCAATTATACAGCGCGTTTTTAAAGGCCAAGCATCACTTGAAGAGTATGCGTCATTTTTAGCGCAAGCCTATCATCATGTAAAACACACTGTGCCATTAATGATGTCGTTAGGTGCCCGTTTAACCGACGAACAAGAATGGTTACGTGAAGCCGTAGCCGAATACATTGAAGAGGAAATTGGCCATCAAGAATGGGTGCTTAACGATATTGCCGCGTGTGGTTTTGATAAAGAAAGCGTGCGCCATAGTAAGCCACAATTTGCTACCGAAATGATGGTCTCGTATGCCTATGACAGTATCGCTCGTAAAAATCCATTAAGCTTTTTTGGCATGGTTCATGTACTCGAAGGGACTTCAATTGCACTGGCTGATGGCGCAGCTTCAAATATTGCTGATGCAGTTGGTTTACCTAAAAAAGCATTTAGCTATTTAACCTCTCATGGTGCGCTTGATATAGAGCACGTAAAGTTTTTTGAAAACTTGATGAACAAAATTACTAATGAGACCGATCAGCAAGCTATTTTACATGGCGCAAAATGTTTTTATCGTTTGTACGGTGATATTTTCCGCGCTTTAGATGACGAGCCGTTCTTTAAAGCATCAGCGCAAGAGCAACACGCATGA
- a CDS encoding cupredoxin domain-containing protein: protein MIKRLIHPYLYCCVFLSFNAASKDYLIVLKDHLFYPAEIVVPANKKVRLLIENQDSTPEEFDSFDLNREKVLYPNRKSVIYIGPLTPGRYEFFGEFSPNTARGAVIATEKEDSDANN, encoded by the coding sequence GTGATTAAACGACTTATTCACCCCTATTTATATTGTTGCGTATTTTTATCATTTAACGCCGCCAGTAAAGACTATCTTATTGTACTTAAAGATCATTTGTTTTATCCCGCAGAAATCGTGGTGCCAGCCAATAAAAAGGTACGCTTGTTAATCGAAAATCAAGATAGTACGCCTGAAGAATTCGACAGTTTCGATCTCAACCGAGAGAAAGTACTTTACCCTAATCGCAAAAGCGTTATTTATATTGGGCCGTTAACCCCTGGGCGTTATGAATTTTTTGGCGAGTTCTCGCCCAATACGGCGCGTGGTGCTGTAATAGCGACCGAAAAGGAGGATTCTGATGCTAATAACTAG
- a CDS encoding ATP-binding protein, translated as MSIRKRLTLILLSMMVLTCFLALVKGYQKSMSHGEQLLDSELKVVAGVLMQQPLSINAMAPKMQESAQLLYQIWQSGELLSGSDELNLDLSQYQAGFQTLNIAGQRMRVFVFATSLRTVIVAEPIAKRFELAEAVILSAMLPMLWAVPLLALFISFFVKYALAPLTRLSKQLALRQANDFTAINWQVTDEEIKPVISRLNDLFKRVETAYLRERFFASDAAHELRTPLSSLKINVHNLAAQQGDNQELQAMTQGINRLTNIVEQMLILGRTQPEQWQKQFKEQSLLAITQEVVSQLYEKIEAKNHTISLEGDDFTINGDEFTLVTLISNLLSNAIKYAPANGQIKITLKQMHRQRIWQIEDSGPGMTDDQKQRIFNRFYRVGGDQHPSGEQGAGLGMAIVQHIIAIYSAEINLTDSDLGGLKVQVVFAGAKCD; from the coding sequence ATGTCAATTCGTAAGCGTTTAACACTTATCTTACTGTCAATGATGGTGTTAACCTGCTTTTTAGCTTTAGTAAAAGGCTATCAAAAAAGTATGAGCCATGGTGAGCAATTACTCGATAGTGAGCTAAAAGTGGTGGCTGGAGTCTTGATGCAACAGCCTCTATCTATTAACGCTATGGCGCCAAAAATGCAAGAAAGCGCCCAGTTACTGTATCAAATTTGGCAAAGTGGTGAGCTACTTAGCGGTTCTGACGAATTAAATCTTGATTTGAGCCAATATCAAGCGGGTTTTCAAACGCTTAATATTGCAGGGCAGCGAATGCGGGTATTCGTTTTTGCTACTTCTTTACGCACTGTTATTGTTGCCGAGCCGATTGCTAAGCGGTTTGAGCTTGCCGAGGCGGTGATTTTATCAGCCATGTTACCCATGTTATGGGCGGTTCCTTTGCTTGCGCTATTTATTAGCTTTTTTGTTAAATATGCACTGGCACCGTTAACCCGTTTATCAAAACAGTTAGCCCTGCGCCAAGCAAATGATTTCACAGCGATCAATTGGCAGGTGACGGATGAAGAAATAAAACCAGTGATCAGCCGCTTAAACGACTTATTTAAACGCGTAGAAACGGCCTATTTACGAGAACGTTTTTTTGCCTCAGATGCCGCCCATGAATTACGTACTCCCCTGAGCAGTTTAAAAATTAATGTGCATAATTTGGCCGCCCAACAAGGCGATAACCAAGAATTACAAGCCATGACTCAAGGTATTAATCGACTCACCAATATAGTGGAGCAAATGCTAATACTAGGGCGTACTCAGCCAGAGCAGTGGCAAAAGCAGTTTAAAGAACAGTCATTATTAGCGATCACGCAAGAAGTAGTTAGCCAACTATATGAAAAAATAGAGGCTAAAAATCACACTATTAGCCTTGAGGGAGATGACTTTACTATTAACGGTGATGAGTTTACCTTAGTGACGTTGATTTCAAACCTACTGAGTAATGCTATAAAGTACGCGCCTGCAAACGGACAAATAAAAATTACCCTAAAGCAGATGCACAGGCAGCGTATTTGGCAAATAGAAGACAGCGGTCCAGGTATGACTGACGATCAAAAACAACGGATATTTAACCGTTTTTATCGCGTTGGCGGTGACCAACATCCTTCGGGTGAACAAGGTGCGGGCTTAGGCATGGCAATAGTCCAGCACATTATTGCTATTTATAGCGCTGAAATTAATTTAACAGACAGCGATTTGGGCGGCTTAAAAGTACAGGTAGTTTTTGCAGGAGCTAAATGTGATTAA
- a CDS encoding AMP-binding protein, with translation MLNSLNDLATQPAVVAHFANQTQQFTGAELLQEINKVAEIFANSDADAIAFQLDNTPAWLVLDAATSVANKVAIPIAHFFSQQQTQYVLAQCGAQLFISDMPRLSLGAHTLSITLFDHYTLYIYQLNVKESISYFEGTQKITFTSGSTGEPKGVCLSTHSQMQVAQSLCEQIGISKPTHLCLLPLPVLLENIAGIYAPLLSGGCVHLMPLNELGFVGSGLKNPEKLISAIDSVKPNTLILVPELLTCLIAFAKQGWQPPKSLQFIAVGGALVSDALIATARELNLPVYQGYGLSEAASVVSLNTPKNDDLKSAGTVLPHIQTKIEKGQLYIKGELFLGYLNQAPHNPNNWYATGDLVTQHGNKLYIKGRLKNLIITSMGRNVSAEWPESLILSQSAIIQAVVFGEGRPFLTAIIYAIPELSDQQLSEHMKFINQQLPDYAQVKKWHRLAQPLSVQQGLLTTNNRPKRQAISQQFNLIFEQFYRLGEVIHD, from the coding sequence ATGTTAAATAGCTTAAATGACTTAGCGACTCAGCCGGCGGTAGTTGCGCATTTTGCGAATCAAACACAACAGTTCACAGGTGCTGAGCTGCTTCAAGAAATAAATAAAGTAGCGGAAATTTTTGCAAATTCAGATGCTGATGCAATTGCATTTCAACTTGATAACACACCTGCTTGGTTGGTACTTGATGCTGCGACCAGCGTTGCTAATAAAGTGGCTATACCGATCGCCCATTTTTTTAGTCAACAACAAACGCAATATGTGTTGGCACAGTGTGGTGCACAGCTGTTTATAAGTGATATGCCAAGGCTTTCTTTGGGTGCGCATACATTGTCTATTACTTTGTTTGATCATTACACCTTATATATTTATCAGCTCAACGTTAAAGAATCGATTAGTTACTTTGAGGGCACGCAAAAAATCACCTTCACGTCAGGCTCTACAGGCGAGCCAAAAGGGGTGTGTTTATCAACTCATAGCCAAATGCAAGTTGCACAATCGTTATGTGAGCAAATAGGTATAAGTAAACCAACTCACTTATGTTTACTGCCATTACCTGTATTACTGGAAAATATTGCAGGTATTTATGCACCATTATTAAGTGGCGGTTGTGTACATTTAATGCCGTTAAACGAATTGGGTTTTGTTGGCTCAGGGTTAAAAAATCCTGAAAAACTTATTAGTGCAATTGACAGTGTAAAACCTAACACCCTTATTTTAGTGCCTGAGTTATTAACGTGTTTAATTGCGTTTGCAAAACAAGGTTGGCAGCCGCCAAAGTCATTACAGTTTATTGCAGTTGGCGGAGCGCTCGTGAGTGATGCTTTAATTGCCACCGCCAGAGAGCTTAATTTACCTGTTTATCAGGGGTATGGATTATCAGAGGCGGCATCTGTCGTAAGTTTAAATACGCCCAAAAATGATGATTTAAAGAGTGCCGGCACTGTACTGCCGCACATACAAACCAAAATCGAAAAAGGCCAGTTGTACATAAAGGGTGAGCTATTTTTAGGGTATTTAAATCAAGCGCCGCATAACCCAAATAACTGGTATGCAACAGGCGATTTAGTGACCCAGCATGGCAATAAGCTCTATATAAAAGGGCGACTTAAAAATCTGATTATTACCAGCATGGGCCGTAATGTCAGTGCTGAATGGCCTGAGTCATTAATATTGAGCCAAAGCGCGATTATACAAGCCGTTGTTTTTGGTGAGGGCAGACCTTTTTTAACCGCGATTATTTATGCAATCCCTGAGTTGAGTGATCAACAACTCAGTGAGCATATGAAATTTATAAATCAACAGTTACCCGATTATGCACAAGTTAAAAAGTGGCATCGGTTAGCTCAGCCTTTAAGTGTTCAGCAAGGGTTACTAACGACCAATAATCGTCCTAAGCGCCAGGCTATTAGCCAGCAATTTAACCTTATTTTTGAACAATTTTACCGACTTGGAGAAGTGATCCATGACTGA
- a CDS encoding SDR family oxidoreductase — protein sequence MNTGLCVLTGATGGIGQAIAKTLHAQGWQLLLVGRNGDALNALSSQCPGSMTFVGDLTVAENMLALAIKAKKLGGAKLLINNAGINVMQSLSSCSSEQIDNLLSTNLAVPMKLCQLFLEQLQANRGTIVNVGSSFGSIGYPYQTLYCASKFGLRGFSEALSRELSDTGVRVTYLAPRATDTDINDAQTRAMNKALGNQMDSPQLVADELVALLNSNKTRRFIGFPEKLFARINGVFPRIVDNAIAKQLPKIKSFLG from the coding sequence ATGAATACCGGCTTATGTGTTTTAACAGGAGCCACAGGGGGAATTGGCCAAGCGATTGCCAAAACACTGCACGCACAAGGTTGGCAATTACTATTAGTAGGGCGTAATGGCGATGCGCTAAATGCGCTAAGTAGCCAGTGCCCAGGTAGTATGACTTTTGTGGGAGATTTAACCGTTGCAGAAAACATGCTGGCATTGGCAATTAAAGCCAAAAAATTGGGCGGTGCTAAATTACTTATAAACAATGCAGGCATTAATGTTATGCAAAGCTTAAGTAGTTGTAGTAGTGAACAAATTGATAATCTACTGAGCACTAATTTAGCCGTCCCGATGAAACTATGCCAACTGTTTTTAGAGCAGCTGCAAGCGAATAGAGGCACCATAGTTAATGTTGGGTCGTCTTTTGGCAGCATAGGTTACCCATATCAAACACTTTATTGTGCCAGTAAATTTGGTTTGCGTGGTTTTAGCGAAGCGTTATCACGAGAGCTTTCAGACACTGGCGTTAGAGTTACTTATTTGGCACCTAGAGCAACTGATACCGACATTAATGATGCTCAAACGCGGGCAATGAACAAAGCGCTTGGTAATCAAATGGACTCTCCGCAGTTGGTGGCTGATGAGTTAGTTGCGTTATTAAACTCAAATAAAACCAGACGATTTATTGGTTTTCCTGAGAAACTTTTTGCACGTATCAATGGCGTTTTTCCACGTATTGTAGATAACGCAATTGCTAAACAACTCCCTAAAATAAAAAGCTTTTTAGGTTAG
- a CDS encoding phosphopentomutase, with product MARAIILMADSLGIGAAPDADKFGDVGANTFAHLLKAYYDETGSKLSLPNLSKLGLVDACEAAGKEPCLVAERHEPQGAWGYAKELSSGKDTPSGHWEMAGVPVLFDWGYFPKTQPSFPQEFVDEFIARTGIPGILGNCHASGTTILEQLGEEHVKTGKPICYTSADSVFQIAAHEESFGLEKLYQVCEIARALLDEMNIGRVIARPFLGSNNQDFARTGNRRDYSVLPPSPTLLDVLAKDGGEVISIGKISDIYAHQGITQKHKAPGLINLLEKTSEVVATAPDHSLIFTNLVDFDEKFGHRRNPVGYAKALKEFDDYLPTILAQLKPDDLLMITADHGCDPTFPGSEHTREYVPVIAYQTGMKNTPLGERNSFADIGQTLAQWFNLKALEYGDGFIDKLNTVK from the coding sequence ATGGCAAGAGCAATTATCTTAATGGCGGATAGTTTAGGAATTGGCGCAGCACCCGATGCAGATAAATTTGGTGATGTTGGTGCTAATACATTCGCACATTTACTCAAGGCATATTATGACGAGACTGGCAGTAAGCTTTCGCTTCCTAACCTTTCAAAATTAGGGTTAGTGGATGCATGTGAAGCCGCTGGTAAAGAACCCTGTTTAGTTGCTGAGCGGCATGAACCACAAGGTGCATGGGGTTACGCAAAAGAGCTTTCAAGCGGTAAAGACACGCCATCGGGTCATTGGGAAATGGCAGGCGTGCCAGTGTTATTTGATTGGGGTTACTTCCCTAAAACACAGCCGAGTTTCCCACAAGAATTTGTAGACGAGTTTATTGCTCGCACAGGTATTCCGGGCATTTTAGGCAATTGCCATGCCTCAGGAACCACGATTTTAGAGCAGCTAGGTGAAGAGCACGTAAAAACAGGTAAACCAATCTGTTACACCTCAGCTGACAGTGTGTTTCAAATAGCCGCGCATGAAGAATCATTCGGCCTAGAGAAGCTTTATCAAGTTTGCGAAATCGCACGGGCGCTGCTTGATGAAATGAATATAGGGCGAGTGATTGCGCGGCCATTTTTGGGTTCTAATAATCAAGATTTTGCCAGAACAGGTAATCGTCGTGATTATTCAGTATTACCGCCATCGCCAACATTGCTTGATGTACTTGCAAAAGACGGTGGCGAAGTTATCAGTATTGGTAAAATTTCAGATATTTATGCGCATCAAGGCATTACCCAAAAGCATAAAGCGCCAGGGTTAATTAACTTGCTAGAAAAAACCAGCGAAGTGGTGGCGACTGCGCCGGATCACAGTTTGATTTTTACCAATTTAGTTGATTTTGATGAAAAGTTTGGTCACCGCCGTAATCCTGTTGGCTATGCGAAAGCGCTCAAAGAGTTTGATGATTACTTACCCACTATTTTAGCGCAATTAAAGCCGGATGATTTATTAATGATCACCGCCGATCATGGCTGTGACCCGACCTTTCCAGGGTCTGAGCACACCCGTGAATATGTGCCGGTTATTGCCTATCAGACAGGGATGAAAAATACCCCGCTGGGCGAACGCAATAGCTTTGCCGATATTGGCCAAACGCTTGCACAATGGTTTAACCTTAAAGCGTTAGAATATGGTGATGGCTTTATTGATAAGCTGAACACAGTTAAGTAA
- a CDS encoding NupC/NupG family nucleoside CNT transporter produces MTTFMSLVGMLVLLGIAFAASTDRKAIKLRTVGIAFLMQVIIGGFVLFFEAGKNVLASMSRAVSSVIGYANDGIGFLFGPLASQDTLGFIFAIQVLPVIVFFSALVAVLYHLGIMDWIIKILGGGLQKLLKTSRTESLSATANIFVGQTEAPLIVKPFIATMTKSELFAVMVGGLATVAGSVMAGYVIIGVDLKYLIAASFMAAPGGFLMAKMIVPETETPKDDLADIDLGDDKPVNVIDAAASGAANGMHLALNVGAMLLAFVALIALLNGLLGGIGGLFDYPTLTLQEILGYLFAPVAWLLGVPWNEAIIAGSFIGQKLVVNEFVAYLDFINYRDTLSAHTQAIVTFALCGFANLSSIAILLGGLGGMAPSRRKDIARLGLRAVLAGSMANLMSAAIAGFFLSLA; encoded by the coding sequence ATGACAACATTTATGAGCTTAGTAGGCATGCTAGTGCTACTAGGCATCGCTTTTGCGGCCTCAACTGATCGCAAAGCAATAAAACTAAGAACCGTGGGTATCGCATTTTTAATGCAAGTCATTATCGGCGGTTTTGTACTGTTTTTTGAAGCAGGCAAAAATGTATTAGCGAGTATGTCTCGCGCCGTTTCATCGGTTATTGGGTATGCCAACGATGGAATTGGCTTTTTATTTGGCCCATTAGCATCGCAAGATACGCTAGGGTTTATTTTTGCCATTCAAGTATTGCCAGTTATTGTGTTTTTCTCAGCACTTGTTGCTGTGTTATACCACTTAGGCATTATGGATTGGATAATTAAAATTTTAGGCGGTGGTTTACAAAAATTATTGAAAACCTCTCGCACCGAGTCGCTTTCAGCCACCGCAAATATTTTTGTTGGCCAAACTGAAGCGCCACTCATTGTTAAACCGTTTATTGCGACAATGACCAAATCTGAGTTATTTGCCGTAATGGTAGGTGGTTTGGCCACCGTAGCAGGCTCTGTAATGGCCGGTTACGTAATTATTGGTGTAGACCTTAAATATTTAATTGCAGCCAGTTTTATGGCAGCACCAGGTGGTTTCTTAATGGCAAAAATGATAGTGCCAGAGACAGAAACACCTAAAGATGATTTAGCCGATATAGATTTAGGCGACGACAAACCGGTTAATGTTATTGACGCAGCAGCATCAGGCGCAGCAAACGGTATGCACTTAGCATTAAACGTAGGTGCTATGCTTTTAGCATTTGTTGCACTGATTGCGTTATTAAACGGTTTATTAGGCGGTATTGGTGGGTTGTTTGATTATCCTACATTAACGCTACAAGAAATTTTAGGCTACTTGTTTGCCCCTGTTGCATGGTTATTAGGTGTACCGTGGAATGAGGCAATTATAGCCGGCAGCTTTATTGGTCAAAAGTTAGTAGTGAATGAGTTTGTTGCTTACTTAGACTTTATAAATTATCGCGATACGTTAAGTGCGCATACACAAGCAATTGTTACCTTTGCTTTGTGTGGCTTTGCTAACTTATCATCGATAGCCATTTTACTAGGTGGATTAGGCGGTATGGCGCCTAGTCGGCGAAAGGATATCGCACGCTTAGGGCTCAGAGCAGTGTTAGCAGGATCTATGGCTAACCTTATGAGCGCAGCAATTGCTGGGTTTTTCCTCTCGCTAGCTTAG
- a CDS encoding cold-shock protein: MSNIVSGTVKWFNESKGFGFIEQENGPDVFAHFSAIKSEGFKTLAEGQRVEFTLSQGQKGPQADNITAL, translated from the coding sequence ATGTCTAACATCGTATCAGGTACAGTTAAGTGGTTCAACGAGTCTAAAGGTTTTGGTTTCATCGAGCAAGAAAATGGTCCAGACGTTTTCGCACATTTCTCAGCAATCAAAAGCGAAGGTTTCAAAACTTTAGCTGAAGGTCAACGTGTAGAGTTCACTCTTTCACAAGGTCAAAAAGGTCCTCAAGCTGATAACATCACAGCTCTATAA
- a CDS encoding response regulator, with the protein MHLLLVEDDHLVAQGLCRSLRQEGYSVEHSATVKHALQCLGSGEIELVILDLGLPDGDGSQILKHIKAQKKVIPVVILTARSSIDDKVQGLDMGADDYLAKPFEPAELFARLRVASRRVNQAQSSLLQCGDVTMDTSAHSVTLNDELLSLPRKEYMLLKALLENQGRVQSKQQLENKLYQWGEEVGSNTIEVHIHHLRKKFPSDFIKTLRGIGYVVGKR; encoded by the coding sequence ATGCATTTATTATTAGTTGAAGATGATCATCTTGTGGCGCAAGGGCTTTGCCGCTCGTTGCGCCAAGAAGGCTACAGTGTAGAACACAGCGCAACGGTTAAGCATGCGTTGCAATGTTTAGGCAGTGGCGAAATAGAGTTGGTTATACTTGACCTAGGCTTACCTGATGGTGATGGTTCGCAAATTTTAAAGCACATAAAAGCACAAAAAAAAGTCATTCCGGTGGTGATACTAACCGCTCGCAGTAGCATAGATGACAAAGTGCAAGGGCTTGATATGGGGGCTGATGATTATTTAGCTAAGCCATTTGAACCAGCCGAATTATTTGCTCGTTTGCGCGTAGCGAGCCGACGTGTAAATCAAGCTCAGTCGAGTTTATTACAATGTGGTGATGTTACTATGGATACGTCAGCGCACAGTGTCACACTTAACGATGAGCTACTTTCTCTGCCGCGAAAAGAGTACATGCTGCTAAAAGCGTTACTGGAAAACCAAGGTCGCGTGCAATCTAAGCAGCAGTTAGAAAATAAACTCTATCAATGGGGTGAAGAGGTTGGCTCTAACACCATTGAGGTGCATATTCATCACCTACGAAAAAAATTCCCCAGCGATTTTATTAAAACTCTCCGTGGTATTGGCTATGTTGTGGGAAAGAGATAG